GCAGCTCACCGTGGGTGAAGCCGTCCTTGGCGTCGAGGTTGCCGTCGAACTTCGTGGCGCCCCGGTAGAGGTCGATCTGCGCGTAGCAGCCGGCGTCGGGCACCGCGATGTCGAGGGAGTCGCTCTGGCCCTGCTTGACGGTCACCGTGTCGAAGTCGACGAAGATCTGCTCGCCGGAGGTCGCGAAGGTCGGACCGTGGGCGATGTAGGACGCCAGCGAGGCCGTGCAGGTGGCCGCGTCCTGGGCCGCGCGGACCTTGATGTGGACCTTGCCGTCCTCGGTCGGCTTGAGGTTCTGGTCGTCCACCTTGACCGAGTCGAAGAAGTTGACCCCGTCCAGGGAGAACTGGCAGCGGTCGGTCCCGGTCTCCGTACCCGCGCCCGTCCCGGGCTTGTAGGTACCGCCGTGGTTCCAGCCGTCGCCGCCGGGCCCGGTGGCCCAGGCGGCGGATGCGCCCGAGGCGCAGAGGGCGAGCGTCGCGGCGCCCGTCCCCAGCAGGCGGCGCACAGTGACACGTCTCGCTATGGACATGCGTATCCCATCAGGATGGAGTGATCCGAAAACGCCGAGGGCACAGAAAAGCACCCGGCAACACTGGGCTCATTGGTCACATGCGCCACAGCTGCGGACATCGTGGATCTCGCTGCCAAGGGGTGTCAACCTGCGGGAATGCAAGGTCTGTTCATCGGCCATCACAATTTCACCACACAAGGAACAGACCGCTCCGCACGGAGGGGAGGTTCGTCACTCCACAGGTGTGGACAGATTCCCCTTTGTTCGTCTTTGCCGTACGCACAGAGCACTCAGGAGATCGTGTGACCCCCGACCTCTCGTCCAGGGACCCGAACTGGTGGCGGCAGGCTGTCGTCTACCAGGTCTACCCCCGAAGCTTCGGCGACGCCGACGGCGACGGGCTCGGTGACATCAGAGGCGTCACCGAGCGGCTCACACATCTGAGCGGCCTCGGCGTCGACGCCCTGTGGCTGAGCCCGTTCTATCCGTCCGAGCTGGCAGACGGCGGCTACGACGTCGCCGACTACCGGGACGTCGACCCCCGCCTGGGCACCCTCGACGACTTCGACGCCATGGTCGCCGAGGCCCACCGTCTCGGCCTGAAGGTCATCGTCGACCTCGTCCCCAACCACAGCTCCCACCAGCACGTATGGTTCCAGGAGGCGCTCGCCGCCGGGCCCGGCTCGGCCGCCCGCGAGCGGTACGTCTTCCGGGACGGACGCGGTGCGCACGGGGAACTTCCGCCCACCGACTGGCAGTCCGTGTTCGGCGGCAGCGCCTGGAAGCGGGTACCGGACGGACAGTGGTATCTGCACCTGTTCACGCCCGAGCAGCCCGACTTCAACTGGGGCCACGAAGAGGTCCGCGCCGACTTCCGCACCACCCTGCGCTTCTGGTCCGACCGGGGTGTCGACGGCTTCCGCGTCGACGTGGCCCACGCCCTGGCCAAGGACCTCGCCGAGCCGCTGCGCGACCTCGGGGCGCCCGAACTGAGCGGCGAGCAGGCGCTGACCGAGTTCCCGCCCGGCACCCACCCCTTCTTCGACCGCGACGAGGTCCACGAGA
Above is a window of Streptomyces sp. NBC_00490 DNA encoding:
- a CDS encoding LAETG motif-containing sortase-dependent surface protein, with amino-acid sequence MSIARRVTVRRLLGTGAATLALCASGASAAWATGPGGDGWNHGGTYKPGTGAGTETGTDRCQFSLDGVNFFDSVKVDDQNLKPTEDGKVHIKVRAAQDAATCTASLASYIAHGPTFATSGEQIFVDFDTVTVKQGQSDSLDIAVPDAGCYAQIDLYRGATKFDGNLDAKDGFTHGELPKGPDRPVIKDKLIAAWNGGTKDCSTTQTTPPATPPAETTPPASESTPPASESTPPASESTPPASETPSTDSPSPSASTTAPAATPNGGGGDDLAETGGSSATGPIAIGAAVLLAGGAGIVLATRRRKATRA